In Caldisphaera lagunensis DSM 15908, a single genomic region encodes these proteins:
- a CDS encoding DUF711 family protein: protein MYEIRTLTIHYGKSLSDDMEDAKDEIETFLSRFSEEVDNYKSQFGISPTYLRIAFPNPPFLDDLESFVKLLEDLTERYSINLGQLDSNYNSLSEAILLIASNKMFASILMKGNDWDEAIKISKALHELTSNSPELGANIGVNTLNEKHFITPYYPLASAIPGKIMISAALTYPNYLKDSYTKNGYDGMISSIINAGKIAEDMAMHVANALNIEYAGVDLSVSPWMEESSLGLVEQVSGVRLPKPGFAYGLKRVNDALLISSKSLKTTGFNEVMLPIAEDSKLKARASEGEFNARDLVKLSGVCLAGLDLAVVPHNIVDVAGLLLDESAYAKMKSKALGVRIIPVEGVEPGDKVDLGRFGETPVISI, encoded by the coding sequence GTGTATGAGATAAGAACCTTAACAATTCATTATGGAAAATCCCTTTCTGATGATATGGAAGACGCTAAAGATGAAATAGAAACTTTTTTGTCAAGGTTTTCAGAAGAAGTGGATAACTATAAAAGTCAATTTGGTATAAGCCCAACATATTTAAGGATCGCATTTCCAAATCCACCCTTTTTGGATGATTTGGAAAGCTTTGTAAAGTTATTAGAAGACCTAACAGAAAGATATTCTATTAATTTGGGTCAATTAGATTCTAATTATAACAGCTTATCTGAAGCAATATTATTGATCGCAAGCAATAAAATGTTTGCATCAATATTAATGAAAGGTAATGATTGGGATGAGGCTATAAAGATATCAAAGGCATTGCATGAATTAACATCTAATTCTCCAGAATTGGGAGCAAATATTGGCGTGAACACATTAAATGAAAAACATTTTATAACACCATATTATCCATTAGCATCAGCAATTCCAGGTAAAATTATGATATCTGCAGCATTAACTTATCCGAATTATTTAAAGGATTCTTACACAAAAAATGGTTATGATGGAATGATTTCTTCTATTATAAATGCTGGGAAGATCGCTGAAGATATGGCCATGCATGTTGCAAATGCATTAAATATAGAATATGCTGGCGTTGATTTAAGTGTTTCTCCTTGGATGGAAGAATCGAGCTTAGGGCTTGTCGAACAAGTTTCAGGGGTAAGATTACCTAAGCCTGGATTCGCATATGGGTTAAAAAGAGTTAATGATGCCTTATTGATTTCCTCTAAGAGTTTGAAAACCACTGGATTTAATGAGGTAATGCTACCAATTGCAGAGGATTCAAAATTAAAAGCAAGGGCAAGTGAAGGAGAATTTAATGCAAGAGATTTGGTAAAATTAAGCGGTGTTTGTTTGGCAGGCTTAGATTTAGCAGTAGTTCCTCATAATATAGTTGATGTTGCAGGTTTGTTATTAGATGAATCAGCATATGCAAAAATGAAGTCAAAAGCATTAGGGGTAAGAATTATACCGGTTGAAGGTGTAGAGCCAGGAGATAAAGTAGACCTAGGCAGATTCGGAGAAACCCCAGTTATCTCCATATAA
- a CDS encoding aldo/keto reductase gives MKLCDKEVGKIGFGTWGIGGGYWQKDYSKDKESIEILRYAYEKGFRLFDTAEMYGDGHSEELVGKALNEYEDVLIVSKVWSNHLRHDDLIKSAINSRKRLGIKSIDLYLIHWPNNRVPIEESIRAMEELIDSGVIRCMGVSNFDVKLLKDAMQSAKKYEIAVNEIEYNVFHKSPENDIIPFAKENKIEIIAYSPLAKGEVIYDSILKKIGEKYNKTSVQIALNYLLKNSIPIPKASNKKHIDEIMGSIDFQINEEDYEILKKL, from the coding sequence ATGAAACTTTGCGACAAAGAAGTAGGTAAAATAGGATTCGGTACATGGGGTATTGGTGGGGGTTATTGGCAAAAAGATTATTCTAAAGATAAGGAATCAATAGAAATTTTAAGATATGCTTATGAAAAAGGGTTTAGACTTTTTGATACAGCAGAAATGTATGGTGATGGACATTCTGAAGAACTTGTAGGGAAGGCCTTAAATGAATATGAAGACGTTTTAATTGTTAGTAAAGTATGGTCAAATCATTTAAGGCATGATGATTTAATAAAATCAGCAATTAATAGTAGAAAAAGGTTGGGAATTAAATCAATAGACCTTTATTTAATCCATTGGCCTAATAATAGAGTACCAATAGAAGAGTCGATAAGAGCTATGGAAGAATTGATTGATAGTGGGGTAATAAGATGTATGGGAGTTAGCAACTTTGACGTAAAACTATTAAAAGATGCAATGCAATCTGCAAAGAAATATGAAATAGCTGTTAATGAAATTGAATATAACGTATTCCATAAAAGTCCTGAAAACGATATTATTCCATTTGCAAAGGAAAATAAAATAGAAATTATAGCATATTCTCCCTTAGCAAAAGGTGAGGTTATTTATGATAGTATTTTAAAGAAAATAGGGGAAAAATACAATAAAACATCTGTTCAAATAGCCTTAAATTATTTATTGAAAAATTCTATTCCAATTCCAAAGGCTTCTAATAAGAAACATATAGATGAAATAATGGGATCAATAGATTTTCAAATAAATGAAGAGGATTATGAAATATTAAAAAAATTGTAA
- a CDS encoding PD-(D/E)XK nuclease family protein: MKSEEIREEIKKVLIDNPSIIAEAIAQRPEIIYEVLAKLTPWQNLATKDDIRDVKNSLSKLDAKVTGLEEKVGNLEKQFATKEDISKLVTKEEAKQFATKEDIKRLENIVNALGARWGILSESSFRNGIYEILKDIGWEIKNELIYDKDGYVYNDPSEVEIDIVIKDGNIIMIEIMSALKRGDLPIIKRKKELYEKKAGVKVSEIIAITPFIHDKYQDKVIAMAKDMGIKIITSLDNIK, encoded by the coding sequence ATGAAATCTGAAGAAATAAGAGAAGAAATAAAGAAAGTGTTAATTGATAATCCTTCAATAATAGCCGAAGCTATAGCTCAGAGGCCAGAAATAATTTATGAGGTATTGGCAAAGCTTACCCCATGGCAAAACCTCGCGACTAAAGATGATATTAGGGATGTGAAAAATTCACTCTCAAAATTAGATGCAAAGGTTACTGGCTTAGAAGAAAAAGTAGGGAACTTAGAAAAGCAATTTGCCACCAAGGAAGACATCTCAAAGTTAGTTACAAAAGAAGAAGCAAAGCAATTTGCCACCAAGGAAGACATCAAAAGGCTTGAAAATATTGTAAATGCCTTAGGTGCTAGATGGGGAATTTTATCAGAAAGTTCCTTTAGAAATGGTATATATGAAATTTTAAAGGATATAGGCTGGGAAATCAAAAATGAATTGATTTATGACAAAGATGGTTACGTTTATAATGATCCATCAGAAGTTGAAATAGATATTGTAATCAAAGATGGAAATATTATTATGATAGAAATAATGTCAGCACTAAAGAGAGGAGATCTACCTATAATAAAAAGGAAGAAGGAGCTTTATGAGAAAAAGGCCGGAGTTAAAGTTAGTGAAATAATCGCTATTACTCCTTTTATACATGATAAATATCAAGACAAAGTAATAGCTATGGCTAAAGATATGGGGATCAAGATAATTACTTCCTTAGATAATATTAAATAA
- a CDS encoding protein-tyrosine phosphatase family protein, giving the protein MAGLPKEIISNLYAGPGCIDLEKFNINADLIITLDPSCVVRGNNNRIVLPIEDFDVEPIINIGKAVEIIENNLKKGKKIYVHCHAGCGRTGTVIVSYLILYKDMQLNYALDLFYSKRGCGPDSMPQELFLESLYKLKRKVGSNNLVVKALLKSETLDDFLSNLR; this is encoded by the coding sequence TTGGCAGGATTACCAAAAGAAATAATAAGCAATCTATATGCTGGCCCAGGATGTATTGATTTAGAAAAATTTAATATTAATGCTGATTTGATAATAACTTTAGATCCCTCGTGTGTTGTTAGAGGAAATAATAACAGAATAGTATTGCCAATAGAGGACTTTGATGTTGAGCCCATAATCAATATAGGTAAGGCAGTTGAAATAATTGAAAATAATCTAAAGAAAGGAAAGAAAATTTATGTACATTGCCATGCTGGTTGTGGAAGAACCGGGACAGTTATTGTATCGTATTTAATTTTATATAAAGACATGCAACTAAATTATGCACTAGACTTGTTTTATAGCAAAAGAGGATGCGGCCCAGACTCAATGCCTCAAGAATTGTTTTTGGAATCTTTATATAAATTAAAGAGGAAAGTTGGATCAAATAATTTAGTCGTAAAAGCCCTATTAAAATCAGAGACCTTAGATGACTTCTTGAGTAATCTAAGGTAA
- a CDS encoding AAA family ATPase → MLFDITPKHNRKDFFDREEEIEKLKELRTPILLVLGLRRTGKSSLIRISLNELNLPYIYLDLRMFEQNNYLSYKEFSLELQNEINKLANKFPYLIDFLKEIQGIKIFGNEIKFNWKKKERPSFSSILSAMEKIRKKVIIVLDEAQELIKLKGINILPSLAYAYDNLKNIKIILSGSEMGMLYEFLKIDDPNSPLYGRAFSTIELKPFNREKAIEFLKRGFEEINIDFKDYETVYEKIGGIPGWLTYFGFTYMEKKDLEESINLTLEYAKKLIIKEFNNFLIGREVARKRYETIMNLLKECKTWSDVKKALELEEGIEISDSEVYNYLMQLMKHSWIKKENRNYCVSEPLISQAFRLS, encoded by the coding sequence GTGCTATTCGACATAACGCCTAAACATAATAGAAAGGATTTCTTTGATAGAGAAGAAGAAATAGAAAAGTTAAAAGAGCTAAGGACCCCTATATTATTAGTCTTAGGATTAAGAAGAACTGGTAAATCTTCTTTAATAAGGATATCTTTGAATGAGTTAAATTTGCCTTATATTTACTTAGACTTAAGAATGTTTGAGCAAAATAACTACTTGTCTTATAAGGAATTTTCTTTAGAACTCCAAAATGAAATAAACAAGTTAGCAAATAAATTTCCCTATTTAATTGATTTTTTAAAAGAAATTCAAGGTATAAAAATATTTGGAAATGAAATAAAATTTAACTGGAAGAAAAAAGAAAGGCCAAGCTTTTCTTCTATTCTAAGTGCTATGGAAAAAATTAGGAAGAAGGTAATTATTGTTTTAGATGAAGCTCAAGAGCTTATTAAATTAAAAGGTATAAATATCTTACCATCACTTGCATATGCTTACGATAATTTAAAAAACATAAAAATTATATTAAGTGGGTCTGAGATGGGAATGCTATATGAATTTCTAAAAATTGATGATCCAAATAGTCCACTTTATGGAAGAGCATTTTCAACTATAGAATTAAAGCCTTTTAATAGGGAAAAAGCAATAGAATTTCTTAAAAGAGGTTTTGAAGAGATTAACATTGATTTTAAAGATTATGAAACGGTATACGAAAAAATTGGAGGAATTCCTGGTTGGTTGACCTATTTTGGCTTTACATATATGGAAAAGAAGGATCTTGAAGAAAGTATAAATTTAACGCTTGAATACGCTAAAAAATTAATCATTAAAGAATTCAATAATTTTTTGATTGGAAGAGAAGTTGCAAGAAAAAGGTATGAGACAATAATGAATTTATTGAAGGAATGTAAAACTTGGAGTGATGTGAAAAAAGCCTTGGAACTTGAAGAGGGAATTGAAATAAGTGATTCTGAAGTTTATAATTACTTAATGCAACTAATGAAACACTCTTGGATCAAAAAAGAAAACAGAAACTATTGTGTTAGCGAACCATTAATATCCCAGGCTTTTCGCCTATCTTAG
- a CDS encoding homoserine kinase → MEEVWAKAYSSSANLGPGFDVLSLAHDAYYDVVSISAKNGAGDIKVEKIDGPFSSNVSENNSASYAIRYMMNDLKLNNYDISIKIWKGIPVSSGLGGSGASAAAAVFALSNVLDLGLKREELIKYAGQGEIVSAGVPHYDNVSASLLGKLVVVGNIDDNILAYSFDINASFIIFRPINYYLENKTQYMRSLLPKFVEFKHHIHDTANLGILISSLLKGDLKAAGKAMNDTIVTNARAKAVPCFMEIKEALHNEGAYGVAISGAGPSIIVLYEKNAENLINTGLNIYKKCNINAEAKIVRPAQGTKILYGDNWGFSESA, encoded by the coding sequence ATGGAAGAAGTGTGGGCTAAAGCCTATTCTAGCTCTGCAAATTTAGGACCTGGATTTGATGTTTTATCTCTTGCTCACGATGCCTACTATGATGTAGTTTCTATATCAGCAAAAAATGGTGCCGGGGATATTAAAGTTGAAAAAATTGATGGGCCATTCTCATCTAATGTTAGCGAAAACAATAGCGCTTCTTATGCTATTAGATATATGATGAATGACTTAAAACTAAACAACTACGATATAAGTATCAAAATTTGGAAAGGAATACCTGTTTCATCTGGTTTAGGAGGTAGTGGAGCAAGTGCTGCCGCAGCTGTTTTTGCATTATCGAATGTGTTAGATTTAGGCCTAAAAAGGGAAGAATTAATAAAATATGCAGGCCAAGGGGAAATAGTTTCTGCAGGAGTTCCTCATTATGATAACGTTTCTGCATCTCTATTAGGAAAGCTTGTTGTTGTAGGAAATATTGATGATAATATACTTGCTTATAGCTTTGATATTAATGCATCTTTCATTATATTTAGACCAATTAATTATTACCTAGAAAATAAAACACAATATATGAGATCCTTATTACCAAAATTTGTGGAATTTAAACATCACATACATGATACTGCAAATTTGGGAATTCTCATCTCTTCATTATTGAAGGGTGATCTTAAAGCTGCAGGGAAAGCAATGAATGATACTATTGTTACAAATGCAAGAGCAAAGGCTGTTCCATGTTTTATGGAAATTAAAGAAGCCTTGCATAATGAAGGCGCTTATGGAGTTGCAATAAGTGGTGCAGGACCATCAATAATTGTTCTATATGAGAAAAATGCAGAGAATCTAATAAATACAGGTTTAAATATTTATAAGAAATGCAACATAAATGCTGAGGCTAAAATAGTGAGGCCAGCACAAGGGACAAAAATTTTATATGGAGATAACTGGGGTTTCTCCGAATCTGCCTAG
- a CDS encoding uracil-DNA glycosylase: protein MEDIEEINQKIISCRKCPRLINYINDVAKHPPKRFKDWNYWAKPVPSFGDKNAEIAIVGLAPAANGGNRTGRVFTGDHSGDWLFKALYETGFANKPTSISKDDGLEIKNIYITAVIHCAPPQNKPNKDEISNCLPYLLSELKLLKNLKVIITLGKIAFDTITNIYNVKYEFKHLAVYDLPGNKKLIASYHPSARNTNTGLMGWEQWVNVFKKAKELIGE from the coding sequence ATGGAAGACATAGAAGAAATAAACCAAAAAATAATTTCATGTAGAAAATGCCCTAGGTTAATTAATTACATAAATGATGTTGCAAAACATCCGCCAAAGAGATTTAAAGATTGGAATTATTGGGCCAAACCTGTGCCAAGCTTTGGAGACAAAAATGCAGAAATAGCGATAGTTGGATTAGCACCAGCAGCAAATGGAGGAAATAGAACAGGTAGAGTATTTACTGGTGATCATTCAGGTGATTGGCTATTTAAAGCTCTGTATGAAACAGGATTTGCAAATAAGCCAACAAGCATAAGTAAAGATGATGGATTAGAAATAAAAAATATTTATATTACAGCAGTAATTCATTGTGCACCTCCTCAAAACAAGCCAAATAAAGATGAGATATCTAATTGCTTGCCTTATTTGTTAAGTGAATTAAAATTATTAAAAAATTTAAAAGTAATAATAACCTTAGGAAAAATAGCGTTTGATACAATAACGAACATATATAATGTAAAATATGAATTTAAGCATTTAGCAGTTTATGATTTGCCAGGAAATAAAAAATTAATAGCAAGCTATCATCCTAGCGCGAGGAATACAAACACAGGGCTTATGGGATGGGAACAATGGGTAAATGTATTTAAAAAGGCAAAAGAGTTGATAGGTGAATAA
- a CDS encoding M28 family metallopeptidase, with product MINEIETLGNLYNKFINYTNDYRVYRFLSNYTRYNRIQGSAEILDAAKFIEKTLIENSPDILNVEFLKFGGTSVPEWIGAPTGWIHRFTWLKIGDVELNSKQHPTLPVAHSPPSDGKVIGKAVKINKWNDPEEYKKAKGKIVVSDGLSYIVYRLAYENGALGVLLYSKNSPPEAVPYKSLFLSREEAAKYTIPAISIPNYLVNDIEDKEVSMYLDADVKKDPGFPYILAWIGDKNSKGPILMAHMCHPSPGANDNGSGTVSLMETAIVLSEMIQKGEIKQPDKTIRFIWFPEYTGSSVVFNSWLSSLVTEAINLDMVGVYPSERDGPLKIISNSISNISKSSAAIYYAAKIISNKMGFDRFLLTPYDGGSDHDVTISYGIPSVMLNQWPDYAYHTDLDDMNRISRFMLKLSSSIASLASYTLTLIDVDTSMFYNDLLNQIIINHLSNNDLISAKLALKYLPELFNLEKRDIDIKIEASGDNIIKNKPPMVEGLRAIAKYNLDASLKISEILNRSPLGTTVYLREAFFLSKERPLKEVYTLLLAEYGKKNVNNEDLINLFNILADAKIISY from the coding sequence ATGATAAATGAAATAGAAACATTAGGAAACCTTTATAACAAATTTATTAATTATACAAATGATTATAGGGTTTATAGATTTTTATCAAATTATACAAGGTATAATAGAATTCAGGGAAGTGCAGAAATTTTAGATGCCGCAAAATTTATTGAAAAAACCTTAATAGAAAATTCTCCCGATATATTAAATGTTGAATTTCTAAAATTTGGTGGAACTTCAGTTCCAGAATGGATTGGTGCGCCAACAGGTTGGATACACAGATTTACATGGTTAAAAATAGGTGATGTAGAATTAAATAGCAAGCAACACCCTACATTACCAGTTGCTCATTCTCCACCATCTGATGGAAAGGTTATTGGTAAAGCAGTAAAAATAAACAAATGGAATGATCCTGAAGAATATAAAAAGGCTAAAGGAAAAATAGTTGTATCAGATGGTTTGTCTTACATAGTTTATAGGCTTGCATATGAAAATGGAGCATTAGGAGTACTTCTTTATTCAAAGAATTCTCCTCCAGAAGCTGTTCCTTATAAATCATTATTTTTAAGTAGAGAAGAAGCAGCAAAATATACAATTCCAGCTATATCTATACCAAATTATTTGGTAAATGATATTGAGGATAAGGAAGTATCTATGTATTTAGATGCTGATGTTAAGAAGGATCCCGGATTTCCATATATTTTAGCCTGGATTGGGGATAAAAATTCTAAAGGACCAATATTAATGGCTCATATGTGTCATCCAAGTCCTGGAGCAAATGATAACGGAAGCGGTACAGTTTCATTGATGGAAACAGCAATTGTTTTAAGCGAAATGATACAAAAAGGTGAAATAAAACAACCAGATAAAACAATTAGATTTATTTGGTTCCCAGAATATACGGGAAGCAGCGTGGTTTTTAATTCATGGTTATCTAGCCTTGTTACAGAAGCTATAAACCTCGATATGGTTGGGGTTTATCCAAGTGAAAGAGATGGGCCTTTGAAAATTATTAGCAATAGCATAAGCAATATATCTAAATCAAGCGCGGCAATATATTATGCAGCGAAAATAATTTCAAACAAAATGGGATTTGATAGATTCCTCTTGACTCCATATGATGGAGGAAGTGATCATGATGTTACAATATCTTATGGTATACCATCAGTTATGCTAAATCAATGGCCTGATTACGCATACCATACTGATTTAGATGATATGAATAGGATATCTAGGTTTATGCTTAAGCTTTCTTCTTCAATTGCTTCTTTAGCTTCTTATACGTTAACTTTAATTGATGTTGATACTTCAATGTTTTACAATGATTTATTAAATCAAATCATAATAAATCATTTATCAAATAATGATTTAATATCAGCTAAGCTTGCATTAAAATACTTACCTGAATTATTTAATTTAGAAAAAAGAGATATAGATATAAAAATTGAAGCAAGTGGAGATAATATCATAAAAAATAAACCACCAATGGTAGAAGGGTTAAGAGCTATTGCAAAATATAATTTAGACGCTTCATTAAAGATATCTGAAATTTTAAACAGAAGTCCTTTAGGCACAACAGTTTATCTAAGAGAAGCTTTCTTCTTATCAAAAGAGAGACCTCTAAAAGAAGTTTACACTCTCTTATTAGCTGAATATGGTAAAAAGAATGTTAATAATGAAGATCTTATAAATTTATTTAACATATTAGCTGATGCAAAAATTATTAGTTATTAA
- the thrC gene encoding threonine synthase — protein MKCISCNSTFDIDQNLIVCPKCGGLLEIINEKEIDIKRLKGKGVWRYKDFIPGNYKKIVSLNEGNTPLIKSRKFENLYFKFEGLNPTGSFKDRGMTIAISSAATLGYKIVVAASTGNTAASASAYSARAGLKTILFLPKGKVAKGKLFQSILHGAHIVEINGNFDEALDKVKKLFNKNKDVYPVNSFNPWRLEGQKTIAFEIFEEIGNPDFVIVPTGNAGNIYAIWKGFKELEKSGLIEKIPKMIAVQSSGSSPIADYIIGKKKKIEFVENPETIATAIRIGKPVNYMKAIKAIEDSNGYAIKVDDKEIIEGQKELAREEGIGVEPASASTIAAYHKLLNNGYLNKYDKGVLILTGHALKDPNILFEEDSYSISSNDIEVFINKLKI, from the coding sequence ATGAAATGTATTTCTTGCAATTCTACTTTCGATATTGATCAAAACCTTATAGTTTGCCCTAAATGTGGGGGTTTGTTAGAAATAATAAATGAGAAAGAAATAGACATTAAAAGATTAAAAGGCAAAGGAGTGTGGAGATATAAAGATTTTATACCTGGTAATTATAAAAAAATAGTATCATTAAATGAAGGAAATACACCTTTAATTAAATCAAGGAAATTTGAAAACCTATACTTTAAATTTGAAGGGCTTAATCCTACAGGTAGCTTTAAAGATAGAGGTATGACTATTGCGATAAGCTCTGCAGCAACTTTAGGATATAAAATTGTTGTTGCAGCATCAACAGGAAATACTGCAGCATCAGCATCTGCATATTCAGCAAGGGCTGGACTCAAAACAATTCTCTTCTTACCTAAAGGAAAAGTTGCTAAAGGAAAGCTATTTCAATCAATCCTTCACGGGGCCCACATTGTTGAAATAAATGGAAATTTCGATGAGGCATTGGATAAAGTGAAAAAGTTATTTAATAAGAATAAAGATGTTTATCCTGTTAATTCATTTAATCCTTGGAGATTAGAAGGACAAAAAACTATAGCATTTGAAATATTTGAGGAAATAGGTAATCCTGACTTCGTTATTGTTCCAACTGGAAATGCTGGAAACATATATGCAATATGGAAGGGCTTCAAGGAGTTAGAAAAATCAGGTTTAATAGAAAAAATTCCCAAAATGATTGCAGTGCAATCTTCAGGATCTTCTCCCATTGCTGATTATATTATAGGAAAAAAGAAAAAAATTGAATTTGTTGAAAATCCAGAAACTATTGCTACAGCAATAAGGATTGGAAAACCTGTTAATTACATGAAGGCAATAAAAGCTATAGAAGATTCAAATGGATATGCAATAAAAGTTGATGATAAAGAAATTATAGAAGGTCAAAAAGAACTAGCTAGAGAAGAAGGTATAGGAGTTGAGCCTGCATCCGCCTCTACTATTGCAGCATATCATAAATTACTTAATAATGGCTATCTTAATAAATATGATAAAGGTGTCTTAATTTTAACTGGACATGCGCTAAAAGACCCAAACATTTTGTTTGAAGAAGATTCTTATTCCATATCCTCCAATGATATAGAAGTATTTATAAATAAATTAAAAATTTAA
- a CDS encoding YncE family protein: MDFKNPFKKSSSILLILLFVVSLVGPISIAFANNQTRYFKPSLNETLIKKMLDNNMMEPSIFISTNNLSYLFSISQEIENKHVKRLDSSGGVMQTFSSSSQGENKLIKYLQPQDSKMAQLSPLVFVINVGGGPFGIAYDPANGYMYVTDFYTNRVSIISNNLVIANVNVSSWPIGIAYDPANGYMYVTNYGSDTVSVIYNNLVIANITVGNAPNGIAYDPENGYMYVANYGSDTVSVISNTSVIKNITVGNWPVGIAYDPANGYMYVANSGSNTVSVISNTSVIKNITVGGGPIGIAYDPENGYMYVTNVGSDTVSVISNKFVIENINVGNWPVGIAYDPENGYMYVTNFVSNTVSVISNTSVIKNITVGNGPANIAYDPANGYMYVIDINSNKVSVISNTSVIANITLGPQIQTTNKIIAPVGIAYDPENGYMYVIRLGSSNISVISNTSVIANINVGITSISIAYDPENGYMYVTNFVSNTVSVISNTSVIEIVNVEDEPIGIAYDPENGYMYVANSGSDTVTILPTGILSPVVAYSVTFTESGLPSGTLWTVILNGITKSSTSNTITFDEPNGTYSYTISPVKGYNVTPSSGKITVNGTGADIHVSFIQAPTTTTPTTTTTALTTTITSTTPTSSSTTSISMTTTSTTSSTTSMTTTSTTPTSSSTTNSVSTTTVSSSPLAPKISNNSIDFIIIVAVVLIIVAGVILLRRR; this comes from the coding sequence GTGGATTTTAAAAACCCATTTAAAAAAAGTTCTTCTATATTGTTAATACTTCTATTTGTTGTATCATTAGTGGGTCCCATTTCTATTGCCTTTGCCAATAATCAAACGCGATATTTTAAACCTTCTTTAAATGAAACTCTAATCAAAAAGATGCTAGATAATAATATGATGGAACCTTCAATCTTTATTTCTACAAATAATTTAAGCTACTTATTTTCAATTTCTCAAGAAATAGAAAATAAACATGTAAAAAGACTAGATTCTTCAGGAGGAGTAATGCAAACATTTTCTTCATCTTCTCAAGGAGAAAATAAACTAATCAAATATTTACAACCTCAGGATTCAAAAATGGCACAGCTCTCCCCGCTTGTCTTCGTTATTAACGTTGGAGGTGGGCCTTTCGGTATTGCTTATGATCCTGCAAATGGATATATGTATGTTACTGACTTTTATACTAATAGAGTTTCTATCATTTCTAATAACTTAGTAATTGCAAACGTCAATGTTAGTAGTTGGCCTATAGGTATTGCTTATGATCCTGCAAATGGATATATGTATGTTACAAACTATGGTTCAGATACGGTATCTGTTATTTATAATAACTTAGTAATTGCAAATATTACTGTTGGGAATGCACCAAATGGCATTGCTTATGATCCTGAGAATGGGTATATGTATGTCGCAAACTATGGTTCAGATACGGTATCTGTTATTTCTAATACATCAGTTATTAAAAATATTACTGTTGGGAATTGGCCTGTAGGTATTGCTTATGATCCTGCAAATGGGTATATGTATGTCGCAAACTCAGGTTCTAATACAGTTTCAGTAATCTCAAATACATCAGTTATTAAAAATATTACTGTTGGCGGTGGGCCTATAGGTATTGCTTATGATCCTGAGAATGGGTATATGTATGTTACAAACGTAGGTTCTGATACAGTTTCGGTTATCTCTAATAAATTTGTAATTGAAAACATTAATGTTGGGAATTGGCCTGTAGGTATTGCCTATGATCCTGAGAATGGGTATATGTATGTTACAAACTTTGTTTCTAATACAGTTTCAGTAATCTCAAATACATCAGTTATTAAAAATATTACTGTTGGCAACGGACCAGCTAATATTGCTTATGATCCTGCAAATGGGTATATGTATGTTATTGACATTAATTCTAACAAGGTTTCTGTAATTTCTAATACATCAGTAATTGCAAATATTACTCTAGGCCCTCAAATACAAACCACTAATAAAATCATTGCGCCTGTAGGTATTGCTTATGATCCTGAGAATGGGTATATGTATGTTATCAGATTAGGTTCCAGTAACATTTCTGTAATTTCTAATACATCAGTAATTGCAAATATTAACGTTGGGATTACATCCATTAGTATTGCTTATGATCCTGAGAATGGGTATATGTATGTTACAAACTTTGTTTCTAATACAGTTTCAGTAATCTCAAATACATCAGTAATAGAAATCGTCAATGTAGAGGATGAACCTATAGGTATTGCTTATGATCCTGAGAATGGGTATATGTATGTCGCAAACTCAGGTTCAGATACAGTAACCATTCTACCAACGGGAATTTTATCTCCCGTTGTCGCTTATTCCGTTACCTTTACAGAATCAGGTCTGCCATCTGGAACATTATGGACTGTAATTCTTAATGGTATAACCAAATCATCTACATCTAACACAATAACATTTGATGAGCCCAACGGTACTTACTCATATACCATAAGTCCTGTTAAAGGCTATAATGTAACGCCTTCATCGGGAAAAATAACTGTTAATGGAACTGGTGCTGATATTCATGTATCATTTATACAGGCTCCTACTACTACAACTCCTACTACTACAACAACGGCATTAACAACAACCATCACATCAACTACTCCTACGAGCTCATCAACAACAAGTATCTCGATGACAACCACATCAACAACAAGTAGTACAACATCAATGACAACCACATCAACTACTCCTACGAGCTCATCAACAACAAATAGTGTATCTACAACAACTGTTTCATCTTCACCTTTAGCTCCAAAAATTTCAAATAATTCGATTGATTTTATAATTATTGTTGCAGTTGTATTAATTATTGTTGCTGGAGTTATTTTATTGAGAAGGAGATAA